The sequence GGTCGGCGCGGGCGGCGGAGCGGGTGAAACGCGGGTCCACCACGATGATCTTGGCGCCGTGATCCTCCCGGGCCTTCTCCAGCCACTTCCAGCTGACGGGATGGTTCTCGCTGGGGTTGGCGCCGCAGATCATGAAGACGTCGGCGTTCCTGAGGTCCACGTAGTGGTTGGTCATGGCCCCCCGGCCGTACGTGCCGCCGAGACCGGCGACTGTGGCCGAGTGTCATATGCGGGCCTGGTGCTCTATGTACACCAGGCCGAGGCCGCGGGCGAACTTGGAGGCCAGGTAGCACTCCTCGTTGTCAAGAGCAGCGCCCCCAAGCTGGGCGATGCCCTCGCAACGGTTGACCGTAACCCTGGTTCCGTCGATCTCCTCCGTCTCCACGAAGGTGGCGTCGCGGGTGTCCTTGATGAGGCGGGCGATCCTGGGGATGGCCTCCTCCCAGGTCTTCTCCTCCCAGTCCGTGCCGCCCGGGGCGCGGTAGAGCACTTTCGTGAGCCGCCTCTTGTTGCCGGAGATCTGGCCGATCGACTGGCCCTTGGAGCAGAGGCTGGCCCGGTTGATGGGGCTGTCGGGGAGACCCTCTATGTTCACCACCTTGCCGTCCTGCACGCTGACGATGGCCGAGCATCCCACGGAGCAGTAGGGACACACGGTGGTGGTCTCCTTTGCCTCGCGGATGCGCAATTCCTCGCCCGCGGCGAAGGCGGGTGTGGAGAACCCGAGTTGCGAGAGGGCCGCGACGCCTATGCCGGCGCCCGACAGCTTGAGGAAACTTCTTCGCGAAAGTTCCATACTCTCCCCCCACTTTCCTAGGTCGACTCCTACAGTTACCAGAGCATATCTCTTACGTGGCATATAATATGGATAATCCCTTGCGGGAAGGGTTTTCCCCTCGCTTCTTATTTCAAGGTCCAGGGTCGCGGCTAGCATTCCGCATGCTCAAATCGGCGCAATTATACTATCGTTTTCTATTTCAGTGCAATATCGCGACAGCTGACCGCAACGCGCCACAAACCCTCCTTTTTCCACATCTATCTCCCCGCGACCCGTTCTCACACCCGCCGCCGCATCGTTCACCCGTGCAAGGAGGCACTCCCTCATGCAATCCCTTGCGCGCTCCCGCAATCAGGCAAATATGGTGCGGCAACCCCTGCGGTAGCCCTTCTCCTCCGCCGCAAGGTCCAGGTGGGCGGTAGCCAGGTCCTCGAGGGGGATGACCAGCTCCTCCTCCTTACCGGTGAAGGAGGCGGTTACCTTGAGGTACTTCCCGCAGCCGTCGCACAGGTATACGCGATGGGCGGGGTCTTCCTCCACGTAGATGTAGCGCAACTTCGCCTGGTCGGTGCTCATGCAGAACGGGCACATCATGCGGGGGAAGCCCCAGCGCGTGCCGCAGCGGGAGCATTCCAGCACCCGCAGCCCGTCCTCGGGACGCAGGTAGCCCATGATGGGGAGGTCGCCGCATACCGGGCATGTACCACGGGCCACCTGGTCCAGGTCCGCACGGCGCGCCAGCGACCCCGCCGCCTTCCAGTAGAAGGGAGCGAGCGAGACGTGGAGCAGGAGATAGAGGAGCGCCGGCTCCGCCGCCTCATCCTCCATGAGCCCGGCAAGCCGTTCCTCGTCGCGTTCCAGGAAGGCGTCCACCATGTCGCGCAGGACCTCGTCCACCTTCTCACCCCGGAGGAAATCCTCCAGGCCTTCCACGCCCTTCTTGCTCTTCCTGCGCAGCACCTCGATGATCTCCGTAATCATCTCCTTCAGGAGAGCGAGGTCGATCTCCATCTCCTCCGCCTCGAGAAGAAGGCGCCCCTCCTGCAGGCGGTAGGAGATCTGCGCTCCCTCGATATGCGGAAGGCGGTCCGGTATGCGCTGGGAGAGCTTTCTCTGCACGGAAAATATCCCCCTGTAGAGGGCGGTGACGCCCTTCAACCTGGTATTATTTTCCACATACTCCCGCGCCCTACGGTTCACCAGGCTCTTGCTTATCCTGCGCTGCTTCAGTCCGAAATCGCCTATGGCAACCCACCTCTCTTTCCGCGTCCGCAACGCAAATCTCCCCGGAGCGGCATCACACCTGCGCGCCGGCCGTCATACCGCCTCCAGGCAAACGCCATATCCGCGCGCGCCGGCGTTCTCAAACCATACCACAGGGGGATATGTGCCGCCACCATGTTTCTGAACCTGGGCACCATGTTTATGAACCTGGGTACCATGCTATTTGACCTTGCCACAACCTCTTTCAATCGCCCAACTCCGCCTCCAAGGCCTCCCTCCTGCGCTGCGCGCCCCTCCTCCCCAGCATGGCGAAGAGGATGCTCCCCTCGTAGAGAAGGAACATGGGGGCGGCCACCAGCACCATGGTGATGGGGTTCCAGTCCGGCGTGATGAGGGCAGCGAAGACGAGGATGAAGATCACCGCGTAGCGCCAGTTACGGTGCAGCCTCTGGGGAGTCACGATGCCCAGACGCACCACCAGCCATACCACCAGGGGGGTCTCGAAGGTGAGCCCCAGCGCCGCCATGAGCAGGGCCACCAGCCCCACGTAATCCCCGGCCATGAGCACGGGGCTTATCCTTCCCGCCGCCTGCCCCACCAGCCAGTTGAGGCCCACGGGGAGGATGTAGAAATAGCAGAAGGCCGCGCCGGCCAGGAAGAATATTATGATGAAGAAGAGCGCGCTGTACATGAAGCGCTTCTCCCGCTTGCGCAGCGCGGGTGCTATGTAGGCCAGTATCTCGTACAAGATGACCGGGAGGGCGATGACCAGGGCCGCGTACATGGCGATCTTGAAGCGTACCATGAAGGGCTCGAGCACCGTCTGGTAGTAGAGATTGAGGGGGATGTCGGCCTTGCTGGCCGGCTCCTTGAGGAAGTCGAGGATCTCCCAGGAGAAGACATAACCCACGCATACGGCCACCAGCAGGGCGAGGAACATGACGATTATGCGCCGCCTGAGCTCCTCGAGGTGCTCGATAAAGGTCATCTTCTGGTCGGCCAAATAAAGCCTCCGCAGGTCAGCTCGCTTCGCTCAAGGGGGATGTCCGGCGGTCTCCGCGTCGGGAACCCGGGCGGTTCAGTCCTCTTCCTCCGCGGCCTTCTTTTTCTTCTTGGGAGCTTCCTCATCCTCGTCCGAGCCCTCTATGCCCTCCTGTATGGCCTTGGAGACCTCCTGGCTGGAGGCCCGGAACTCGCGGATGGCCTTGCCCACCGAGCGACCTATCTTGGGGAGCTGCGCCGGCCCGAAGATGATCAGGGCGATGAGGAGAATCACGCCCAGCTCGGGGAGACCGAAGCTCTGGAAAAGTGCCAGCATTATGTCCTTCCCTCCTTCACATCGCTTGTAAACTCTTCCCGTCGGGCGTTTCCCACCGGACGCCCGTTAAGCCTTTTCGCATCGGCCACGCTCAACCGTCACGCCTGTTTGCACTCATTCTTCACGCTCATACTTATCATTATGCAATGGCGGCCATTATGCAATGGCGGCCGTTGAGCGCCGAGGGCATCGTCCCGCGGAACCTGTTTCCGCCCGCCGCGGCCGCCGGCAAACCGTTCCGGCGGCCTCACCGGGCCGAAAAAATAAACCCCAAAGGGCATTCATAATATATTAGACCTACCCCTGCGGGTAGTCAAACGCATCGGAGCATCCATCTCCCCAGCTCGAATGCCAGCTTCACTATTTTTTCCTCGATCTCGTTGAAGTCTTTCGCCTCCTCGACTAACCTAAGCATCAGAGAGGACATGTCGAACATTTGAGAGATCACCCCTTTCTTCCTTGTTTTGCTGTTTTGTCAGGATGATAGGGTGGTCTCTCAACCTTTTTCAACCCGGAAAGCGCCTACCGAAACGTTACAGCAACGGATGATGAGGTGGTCTCCCAACCTTTTTCAACCCGGAAAGCGCCTATCGAAACGATACAGCATCGGGCGCAAGGGACGGGCGGTGACGCCACGGCGCACCCCATCTCCTCGGACACGCGTGAAGGCGGGGGCGGCGAGGCCTTCGGCCGCCTCCTCCTTTCCCGCACGCCGGAGCATTACCCGTTTCCCTGGGTTCCTCCCATATCTCCACCGTATCTCGCATCCTTTCTTCCGTATCTCGCTTCCGTCGATTAGCGCTTCCCTCCTACCGCACATGGATCCGCGGGCCCACGCCCTCTCGAACCTCGGGACGCCGCCTGCGGCGCGGCGCCTACACGTTCCCGGGGTGGTGTATCATATTTGCTGGATATGACTTCCTGGACATAACCGGACGGGTAGGGCGGCCGTCTCGCGCAGGCCCGCCCGTCCCCCGGGCCGGCATGGCACGTCGCATGCATGGGTACGGCGATGCCGGTACGACCGGAAGAGGAGGTGCGCGAAGGGTGCGTGGGAGAGGTCTCGGTGGCCTGTGCGCGGCGATGGCCGTTCTCGCCCTGCTCGCGGCGCTCCTTTCCGCCGGATGCGGAAACGACGGCGACCGGGGGGAGAGGCTGGCGCAGGTCACCGAGGCGGCCACGGCTTTCCTCGACGCCCTGGGCGGCCTGCGGGTGGAGGGGCTGCGCGAGATGTTCAGCAGGCAGTATCTCGAGGACAACCGGGTGCCGGATCCTCTGACCCCGGCGCAGATCCTCGCCTCCATGGGCTACCTCAACTCCTACCGCTTCCTCCCCGACCAGGACGTGGTGGTCGAGGGGGACCGCGCGGTGATCAACGTGGTCCTCAGCATCCAGGGGAGCGGCGAGAGGGAGGAGACCCTGGCCATGGTGCTGGAAGAGGGCGCCTGGAAGGTGGACGGCTTCACCGCCCTGGACTGGTCGTCGCAGCCGCCGGCGGAGGAGGGCAGGCGCGCCCAGGTGGAGGTGGCCCTGCGCGATTTCCTCGTCGCCTGCGTGGACGGCGACACCTCCTACATCTTCAAGCACCTCAGCAAGGCTTACAGGGAGAAGCACCGCCTGGAGAAACCCTGGACGGCGGCTGAGTTCTCGGGCATCTTCGGCACCGCCCGCTCCTACGACTTCAAGCCCGACGCCATCATGATGGAGGACAAGGCCGCCGCGGTGGACGTGACCATCGAGTTCGGCACCCGCGGCAACCTGGAATCGGAGACCTCCCGCGTGCGCCTGGTAAGAGAAGGGGAAGAGTGGTTCGTCGACGCGTTCCCCTTCTTCATCTACTGATCCTGCCGATGCCCCTTCGTGCCCTCGCTACCCGGAGGACAGCACGGTTACGCGTATGGGCACGTGCCCAGCAAGGATCCTTCGCGCCACGCAAGAGCACGGCGCCTTTCAGGACGGATTCGCTTGGCATATTCTGCCATATCACGCCATGCCGAACGGATGCTTGCCGGCGAAAGCCC is a genomic window of Actinomycetota bacterium containing:
- a CDS encoding twin-arginine translocation signal domain-containing protein; this translates as MELSRRSFLKLSGAGIGVAALSQLGFSTPAFAAGEELRIREAKETTTVCPYCSVGCSAIVSVQDGKVVNIEGLPDSPINRASLCSKGQSIGQISGNKRRLTKVLYRAPGGTDWEEKTWEEAIPRIARLIKDTRDATFVETEEIDGTRVTVNRCEGIAQLGGAALDNEECYLASKFARGLGLVYIEHQARI
- a CDS encoding formate dehydrogenase accessory protein FdhE, with the translated sequence MRTRKERWVAIGDFGLKQRRISKSLVNRRAREYVENNTRLKGVTALYRGIFSVQRKLSQRIPDRLPHIEGAQISYRLQEGRLLLEAEEMEIDLALLKEMITEIIEVLRRKSKKGVEGLEDFLRGEKVDEVLRDMVDAFLERDEERLAGLMEDEAAEPALLYLLLHVSLAPFYWKAAGSLARRADLDQVARGTCPVCGDLPIMGYLRPEDGLRVLECSRCGTRWGFPRMMCPFCMSTDQAKLRYIYVEEDPAHRVYLCDGCGKYLKVTASFTGKEEELVIPLEDLATAHLDLAAEEKGYRRGCRTIFA
- the tatC gene encoding twin-arginine translocase subunit TatC, which codes for MADQKMTFIEHLEELRRRIIVMFLALLVAVCVGYVFSWEILDFLKEPASKADIPLNLYYQTVLEPFMVRFKIAMYAALVIALPVILYEILAYIAPALRKREKRFMYSALFFIIIFFLAGAAFCYFYILPVGLNWLVGQAAGRISPVLMAGDYVGLVALLMAALGLTFETPLVVWLVVRLGIVTPQRLHRNWRYAVIFILVFAALITPDWNPITMVLVAAPMFLLYEGSILFAMLGRRGAQRRREALEAELGD
- a CDS encoding twin-arginine translocase TatA/TatE family subunit — encoded protein: MLALFQSFGLPELGVILLIALIIFGPAQLPKIGRSVGKAIREFRASSQEVSKAIQEGIEGSDEDEEAPKKKKKAAEEED